A part of Halobacillus shinanisalinarum genomic DNA contains:
- the treC gene encoding alpha,alpha-phosphotrehalase translates to MTEQPWWKQAVVYQIYPKSFNDTTGNGVGDIQGIIEKLDYLNTLGVDVLWLTPMYKSPQNDNGYDISDYYGIHEEYGTMADFERLLDETHKRGMKLIMDIVVNHTSTEHAWFQESKKSKDNPYRDYYIWKDPVDGGPPNNWQSKFGGSAWEYDEDTGQHYLHLFDVTQADLNWENPKVREKIYEMMCFWGEKGVDGFRLDVINLISKNQDFPNDDGSVAPGDGRKFYTDGPRAHEFMHEMHQEVFAPYDLMTVGEMSSTTIDHCILYTAPEREELSMTFNFHHLKVDYPDGEKWTKASFDFYELKQILSTWQAEMNQGNGWNALFWCNHDQPRVLSRFGEDVNYPVESGKMLATTIHMMQGTPYIYQGEEFGMTNPGFDSIDQYRDVESLNAYNLLREKGLNEAEIMEILQQKSRDNSRTPVQWNNEQHAGFTEGTPWIPVAENYPQINAEKVVQEEASIFAHYQKLIELRKDNPIITHGDYQLLLPNDDRIFAYLRKWKGESLLVINNFYGQAASFTLPDDAEVDGTSEVMISNYQDAPRDYHHVELRPYESIVYHIHST, encoded by the coding sequence ATGACAGAACAACCTTGGTGGAAACAAGCCGTCGTCTATCAAATTTACCCAAAAAGTTTTAACGACACGACAGGAAATGGTGTAGGTGACATTCAAGGCATTATCGAAAAACTAGACTATTTAAACACACTTGGGGTCGATGTCCTATGGCTGACCCCGATGTATAAGTCACCGCAAAATGATAATGGTTATGATATTAGTGATTATTACGGCATTCATGAAGAATATGGGACAATGGCTGATTTCGAACGATTGCTTGATGAAACTCATAAACGTGGCATGAAGCTAATCATGGACATTGTCGTGAACCACACGTCAACGGAGCATGCATGGTTTCAGGAATCGAAGAAATCGAAGGACAATCCGTACCGTGACTATTATATTTGGAAAGATCCTGTTGACGGAGGACCTCCAAATAATTGGCAGTCCAAGTTCGGCGGAAGCGCATGGGAATACGACGAAGACACAGGTCAACATTACCTCCATCTATTTGATGTCACCCAAGCTGACTTAAACTGGGAAAATCCAAAAGTTCGTGAAAAAATTTACGAAATGATGTGCTTTTGGGGTGAAAAGGGCGTTGATGGTTTTCGACTCGACGTCATCAACTTGATTTCAAAAAATCAAGACTTTCCAAATGATGACGGAAGTGTCGCCCCAGGAGATGGACGTAAGTTTTATACAGACGGACCGAGAGCTCATGAATTCATGCACGAGATGCACCAGGAGGTTTTCGCACCCTATGACCTTATGACAGTAGGAGAGATGTCATCAACAACGATTGACCATTGCATCCTTTACACAGCTCCTGAGAGAGAAGAACTAAGCATGACATTTAATTTCCATCATTTAAAGGTCGATTATCCTGATGGGGAAAAATGGACAAAGGCTTCGTTTGATTTTTATGAGCTAAAACAAATTCTCTCCACATGGCAGGCTGAAATGAACCAGGGCAATGGCTGGAATGCGTTGTTTTGGTGTAATCATGATCAGCCTCGTGTGCTATCAAGATTCGGGGAAGATGTAAACTATCCAGTCGAATCAGGGAAAATGCTTGCGACGACGATTCATATGATGCAGGGAACCCCCTATATTTATCAGGGCGAAGAATTCGGCATGACGAATCCTGGTTTTGACTCAATCGATCAATACCGTGATGTAGAGTCTTTAAATGCTTACAACTTGCTGCGTGAAAAAGGCTTGAATGAAGCCGAAATAATGGAGATATTACAACAGAAGTCCCGCGATAATTCTCGTACACCGGTTCAGTGGAATAATGAACAGCATGCCGGCTTTACAGAAGGCACTCCGTGGATCCCTGTGGCTGAAAATTACCCGCAAATTAATGCGGAAAAAGTGGTACAGGAAGAGGCATCCATTTTCGCCCATTACCAGAAGTTGATTGAGCTTAGAAAAGACAATCCGATCATCACGCACGGAGATTATCAGCTGCTGCTTCCTAACGATGACCGAATTTTTGCATACCTAAGGAAGTGGAAGGGGGAGAGCTTACTTGTTATCAATAATTTTTACGGGCAAGCGGCGTCATTCACTCTCCCTGATGATGCTGAAGTAGACGGGACTAGTGAGGTGATGATAAGTAACTACCAAGACGCACCTAGGGATTATCATCATGTTGAGTTAAGACCTTATGAGTCCATCGTTTACCATATCCACTCGACTTGA
- the treP gene encoding PTS system trehalose-specific EIIBC component gives MNHKKQAEQILEAIGGKENLSAGTHCVTRLRLALHDEEIVDQERLNEIDAVKGSFSTNGQFQIVIGQGTVDKVYKELIALADIGESSKDEVKEASQDNMNWLQRAVKTLADIFIPILPAIVTAGLLLGINNILTAPGIFFDEQSIIDVYPQWSGIANMIIVIANTAFAFLPGLIGWSAVKKFGGSPILGIVMGLVLVNPELLNAWSYGDAVKEGTVPTWDLFGMTVEKIGYQGQVLPVLAASYVLTKIELFLRKRVPDSIQLLVVGPIALLVTGFLTFIIIGPITFSIGNAITDGLVSVFDNFAALGGLIYGALYGVMVITGMHHTFLAVDIQLIGSTGTTFLWPMLALSNIAQGSAALGIMAASKDEKLKGLGLSSGISAYLGITEPALFGVNLRFKYPFIIAILSSAIVGLYVAASGVVASSIGVGGVPGIFSIVAEYWLEFAIGMVFVLVVPFVATFLYAKRKRDV, from the coding sequence ATGAACCACAAAAAGCAAGCCGAGCAAATATTAGAAGCAATCGGCGGCAAAGAGAACCTATCGGCGGGTACACACTGTGTCACGCGACTTCGTCTAGCACTCCATGATGAAGAGATTGTCGATCAGGAAAGACTAAATGAAATTGATGCAGTTAAAGGTTCTTTTTCAACAAATGGCCAGTTTCAAATTGTAATCGGGCAAGGAACGGTAGATAAAGTATATAAAGAACTAATTGCCTTAGCAGATATTGGTGAATCATCTAAAGACGAAGTTAAGGAAGCTTCGCAAGATAATATGAACTGGCTCCAGCGTGCTGTTAAAACATTAGCCGACATATTTATTCCGATTTTACCGGCCATCGTAACTGCTGGTTTACTTCTTGGCATTAACAACATTTTAACGGCGCCGGGGATTTTCTTTGATGAACAATCGATTATTGATGTGTACCCTCAATGGTCAGGTATCGCAAACATGATCATCGTCATTGCAAATACTGCCTTTGCTTTCTTGCCCGGACTGATCGGTTGGTCGGCTGTTAAGAAATTTGGTGGTAGTCCAATTCTCGGTATCGTCATGGGTCTTGTTCTTGTAAATCCGGAGTTATTGAATGCTTGGTCTTACGGGGATGCTGTTAAGGAAGGTACCGTACCGACCTGGGATTTATTTGGAATGACTGTTGAGAAGATTGGCTACCAAGGTCAGGTGCTGCCTGTCCTTGCTGCTTCCTATGTGTTAACGAAAATTGAATTGTTTCTACGTAAACGAGTTCCTGACAGCATCCAGCTGTTGGTTGTTGGACCTATCGCTTTACTTGTAACAGGTTTCTTAACCTTCATTATCATCGGTCCAATCACATTTTCCATTGGAAATGCAATCACAGACGGATTAGTATCTGTATTCGATAACTTTGCTGCATTAGGCGGATTAATTTATGGCGCCCTTTATGGTGTAATGGTTATTACTGGTATGCACCACACCTTCTTAGCTGTAGATATCCAGCTGATCGGTAGTACAGGAACGACATTCTTATGGCCAATGCTTGCTCTATCAAACATTGCTCAAGGTTCAGCAGCGCTTGGTATCATGGCGGCATCTAAAGATGAGAAGCTGAAAGGCCTCGGGCTATCTTCTGGTATCTCAGCATACCTCGGCATAACAGAACCAGCCTTGTTTGGTGTGAATTTACGATTTAAATATCCATTCATTATCGCTATTTTATCTTCAGCCATTGTTGGCCTTTATGTTGCAGCTTCCGGTGTTGTGGCGAGCTCAATTGGTGTAGGTGGAGTTCCAGGGATATTCTCTATCGTTGCAGAATATTGGCTGGAGTTTGCTATTGGAATGGTATTCGTTCTTGTAGTTCCATTTGTGGCAACATTTTTATATGCAAAACGTAAACGCGACGTGTAA
- a CDS encoding PTS sugar transporter subunit IIA, translating to MFKKLFGNKEQFVSILAPVKGKVLALEEVPDPVFSERMMGEGIAVEPTDGTVVSPVEGEVVQLFPTKHAVGLKTKTGAEILIHIGLETVSMDGEGFEAFVKQGDKVKAGDRLITFDVNLVGEKAKSTVTPIIITNSDEFEVKLTEEKEATAGETELLTVNNK from the coding sequence ATGTTCAAAAAACTTTTTGGAAATAAAGAGCAGTTTGTATCTATTTTGGCCCCGGTGAAAGGAAAGGTTTTGGCTTTAGAGGAAGTACCTGATCCTGTTTTTTCAGAGAGAATGATGGGGGAGGGAATCGCCGTTGAGCCGACCGACGGGACGGTCGTCAGTCCTGTGGAAGGAGAAGTTGTACAACTTTTCCCTACTAAGCATGCGGTGGGACTGAAGACGAAAACAGGTGCAGAGATACTCATTCATATTGGATTAGAAACCGTCAGTATGGATGGAGAAGGGTTTGAAGCTTTTGTAAAACAGGGAGATAAGGTGAAAGCAGGAGACCGCCTGATTACGTTTGATGTCAACTTAGTAGGTGAAAAGGCTAAGAGCACGGTTACCCCAATTATTATCACAAATAGTGATGAATTCGAGGTTAAATTAACAGAGGAGAAGGAAGCTACAGCAGGCGAAACAGAACTGCTGACAGTGAACAATAAATAG
- a CDS encoding MFS transporter — MRKKGFVILTQEQRAKRNLWIMWFANFFIAGSITMVLPFLSLYIDELGDFSNSFVQTWSGLVFGITFVTAFIFSPIWGRIGDKYGRRNILIFSATGLALSVLLMGFATTVWQLFLLRLFMGIFTGFIPMSQALIATQTPKRIAGQVLGTLQTGSITGSLLGPLIGGLVADSIGYGTTFQLVSVTVFLSAIIVFLGIHEQKIEMEDDDEKSSYTSREVLQHIVRHPVLLMVMIVSMFVQIAHFSIQPILSLYVGELHGPENLALFSGIAFSAAGLGNLLMAQRWGRIADRKGYVKILVFLLFMAGIVYIPAAFVTNIWQLVALRFLLGVSIGGIIPVRTAYIRQEAPVAMQGEVLGYNTSIRFLGNIIGPAMGGMLSGLYGFSAVFFVTSGLLILCGAVMFMTMHKNPGAVRHAHSV; from the coding sequence ATGAGGAAGAAGGGATTCGTTATCCTTACACAGGAACAACGAGCAAAACGCAATTTATGGATTATGTGGTTTGCCAACTTCTTTATAGCTGGCAGTATTACGATGGTTCTTCCGTTTTTATCCTTATATATTGATGAACTTGGTGACTTTTCTAATTCTTTCGTGCAAACGTGGTCTGGGTTAGTATTTGGTATTACATTTGTTACGGCATTTATTTTCTCTCCTATTTGGGGGCGGATTGGGGATAAGTATGGGAGACGTAATATCCTGATCTTCTCTGCAACAGGGCTAGCTTTGTCAGTCTTATTGATGGGGTTCGCAACCACAGTGTGGCAACTATTTCTGCTCCGGCTCTTCATGGGGATTTTTACCGGATTCATACCTATGTCTCAAGCGCTAATTGCGACACAAACACCGAAGCGCATTGCCGGGCAGGTCCTTGGTACGCTCCAGACAGGGAGTATTACAGGAAGTTTGCTTGGCCCGTTGATTGGCGGCCTAGTTGCCGACTCAATCGGTTATGGCACGACGTTTCAACTGGTCTCGGTAACGGTCTTCCTTTCAGCGATTATTGTATTCTTAGGAATTCATGAGCAGAAAATCGAGATGGAAGATGACGATGAAAAGTCCAGCTACACTTCACGAGAAGTGCTTCAGCATATTGTTAGGCACCCTGTGCTCTTGATGGTAATGATTGTGTCCATGTTTGTACAAATCGCACATTTTAGTATTCAACCAATCCTTTCCTTATATGTTGGAGAATTGCATGGACCTGAGAACTTAGCTCTCTTCTCCGGCATCGCCTTTTCTGCAGCTGGACTCGGTAATTTGTTAATGGCCCAGCGCTGGGGGCGAATTGCAGATCGCAAAGGTTATGTGAAAATTCTTGTGTTTCTGCTGTTTATGGCCGGAATTGTGTACATTCCAGCAGCATTTGTAACGAATATTTGGCAGCTTGTCGCGTTACGATTTTTGCTTGGTGTATCGATTGGAGGCATTATCCCTGTACGGACTGCGTATATTCGTCAGGAAGCTCCTGTTGCGATGCAAGGCGAGGTGCTTGGTTACAATACGAGCATTCGTTTTCTAGGAAATATTATTGGTCCGGCCATGGGTGGAATGCTGTCGGGATTATATGGCTTTTCAGCTGTATTTTTCGTTACGAGCGGGCTGCTCATTTTGTGTGGAGCGGTCATGTTTATGACGATGCACAAAAACCCAGGAGCGGTACGACATGCTCATTCTGTATAA